Genomic segment of Zootoca vivipara chromosome 4, rZooViv1.1, whole genome shotgun sequence:
CATTCAGGAACTATGCTCCTGACCACCTGCTATTTTCAAGGGCTTTAGCAAAAGTTAGCTTTACAAATGTCAGGTTAgatgtggaaaataaaaatggatgtaATCCAGTCAGCACTAAATACCTCAAGCCCTTCCCGTTTCAATGGAAAGGAGTTAAATATAAGCTCAAATCCAAGTAAGTTAAAACTTTTTAACTTTTGCTCATTAGTGCCCACTGATGGGATAAACAATGGCCTTGAGGAATATCTCTGCTTTTCTACCTAGttaaactttatttaaatagaaaaatTCAATTTGAAAGGGAGAGTAAGGATGCAGTGTTAAGTTTGAAGAATAAAGAGAAAACTGACTTGCGTATTATGATGGAGGTTAATGATATTTTTCTGTTAACAAAATATTAACAGAATACATTAACATGTATCAAGAGGTGGCCTTGGAATGAAACAGGAAAATATTTGAAGCAAAAATAAGATCAGATGAGTTTGATATTAGTTCAATGGAATACCTGTAGTCAATAGCAGGACTGGTTGTGCTAAAACAATTTGAGACCTCTGATTGTAAATCTACTCTATTCGAACTCTTATCAGGAATATGGGTgacaacacagagagaaaaatctCATGCAAGTGTTTTGTGTCTGCAAAATGTTAACATTCAGAAAACATCCCTATCATTTTTCTTCAATATAGTCATAGTTATTATTCGTCATCACTAGGGATCTTAAAATAGACAAAGGAAAACATCTATACCAGGAAATTTATGGTGCCTTTTTGCTCCGGAAATTCTCTCAACATGAGtcttttttttatatttattgaagTACCAGCTTTTCTCCTCATCAAAGACCATAAAAAGCAGGACAAATTCTCTCATGTCCTTTGGCTTGCTATACTTGTCAAGCATTCCTTTTTGACAGACCAAGACTGGTCCAATCAAGCCAGAGTGAATATCTTTTTCCTACAAAACAATGACAGGAAAGAGGTTCCAAAATTAGTTTCTCAGGTAAATGAATtgctgctcttgtggtttatttgAAAGCATCAGTTTACTCCATTCTGATGCAGATATATTAATATGTAATAAATTTAAACTGTTtacattctgaattttaaattgctgtaacctgccctgggaccagcTTGTGAAAGGCAGATAATAAATTAAATCGTTATTAGTAATTCATGAATGTTATAACACCgccatttccacacacacccatttaaTACACAGGGAGTCTCAAATCCAAAATATATCTGAAAAGCAAAAGGCATACAAATTTGGAAGCCAAATTTGCCAACATGTTCTTCATTACTGTTGAAAGAATTCATTTCCCTTTTCACTCAGAGGATTCCACAGAAGTAttactgccttaaaaaaaagtaaaaaacttTCTGTATTAGATTGCCTTACCGGGTTTACAGCAGAGTAGTAGGCCCAGGATCTACATGTTCTCTGATTTTCTGGAGGTCCTGACCGTTGGGTCGCATGCCAGACGTAAGTATAGGTGCCATTTGGCAGGATTGCATCATCCTCTTTAAACCATTTTGGAGACTGGTCATCATAGCTTCTACCCTCAGAAGACTTCTCATAATAAAGCCCATGGGCATGGAGAGAATATGGCCTGGAGGCCAGATTTTTAAAGtgaatctataataataataataataataataataataataataataataataatgtgataaaatctcaaatattaaaaaacttccccaaatagggctgccttcagatgtcttctaaaagttagataatTGTTTACAGTCagaccttggaagtcaaacggaatccgttctggaagtccgttcgacttccaaaacgttcagaaaccaaagtgcggcttctgattggctgcaggaagttcctgcagccaatcagaagctgcggaagccccgccgaatgttcaggttccaaagaacattcgcaaactggaacattcgcattgcgccactagagtcaatgggcgagccaggCCTGCTCCAGATATGGCTGGACTCCAAAAGCCattcatccctgactattggccatactgactggggctgatggaagttaaaCAACATCTGAGAGGCATATCACATATTCCCACCCCCCATGCTATAAGAAGTTCATGCAAGATTGTTGCATTCAGAGCACATTGGTGAGTATTGTTCAGGCTGCATTCAAAAGGCTTCAGATTtattatatactagctggcccggccacacattgctgtggctcagtctgttaaatggagcctcagagtccccccttCAGATTCCCTCTCCTTCAGAATCCCCCTGTTTtatgtgtgttctgtttacacaggtgcatccctgtgactcccgtCCCGATCCGACCCATGACCCATcccggcccctcctcccccccacccatccctgtgattggcccctccctgtcccaacccatgacctatctcgccccctcctccccccaccccccacccaggcaagcccccacctccacttgacacagtttggaaagccaagccgagatgctgtggagatggaagttttcctaggtgcagtaccagtgcatccgtcgctagagggcactgttttgcaacctctcctgtgctgccagcatgcactttcgtctgatttgtgagttctggaacacatgggttttacctggcccaggtgtgacacctgtttttgaaaacggtatggggtcactcgcgtagtcacatttgactttgtgtcaaaatttgaacgcaatcagtcaaacggttttgttgaacattggagacgaaccaACATACCCAGtcaacatttatatatagatagatatttatGCTTCTATTTTCATTAGTAATGTCCATTCCTGAACTCAGCCACAAGAAGACACATGGTCTTTTAAggaatttatttatctattttaacacactcaaaccaaaataaaatccattttttattttgaagttattaaaaatgaaaaaagaatgcCCCCAGTTATTCAAAGACTGAGAACATGAACTTACTTGGATGACATCCTCCACCTCAGCTCTAATGACAGGACCAAGGATGCCAAGGTGTTCCTCATATTCCCCTCCAGCTTCCGGTGTCCTAAAAGTTTCGTCTTGATAACTTCGGAAAATCACTTTTTTGTACCCTGTCCTGGCTTGGCCACTTTTCACTGTACTGAGGACATGGAAGGATTGAGAAGAAAAGACTGTAAATAAACAATAACTTTTTGTGGGTAAATTTTTAATATCAGTAAGCACTTGGAGACTGAGAAATGGTGAAGCTACTGCAGAATCAAAGCAAAAGGGCATGGCTCTGTGACTCTGGCCCACTCTGCTCTGTACATTTAAAGGtatatcacaccactttaaacagccatggcttcccccaaagaatcatgggaactgtagtttgttaagaatgctgAGCATTGTTAGGCGAAcatattcctctcacagagctataattgtCAGattggtttaacagtcaattcctATTCCTAGGGaactttgagaattgtagctcacaGGGCCCTTATGTATAGACAGGATGAGATCTACCCAACTCTTTCTTTGCTGCCTTTGTAGGCAGCAgctaaaaaacatttttctttgaatgagtactgctgttgtttttaacttgattgctggggtttttttaaaatggcatggcTTACATAAACATTTTTCCTAACTGACATgacgtttttgtttttaactgcattGTACGTTTTGGATGTGAAATGTTCTGCAAACCGcagagtgggataaaaatattaaacattaactGATTTAATATAACTAAGCAAACATGGTTGCATTTGCTCATCTGCTTAGAGGCGCTCAGTGTACTTCCTGAAACAGCCCCACAGAAGTATCTTGTGCTTTAAAGAAAGAGAATAAAGAGACTGGATTGTGCCCAGTGCTGCTGTTCTGCTTCTGCAACATACGTCTGCTAGTGCAATgaatcttttcccctcctctcccctgcagccccttatgcaccctcaaaatctgctctagagggttgaaGGACCTTCCGGAACAGATTTTGAGGACACAAGGAAGGAGAGCAAGGAGAACAGAAAGTCCCCTTGCATGAGCAGAACTCTACGCATGCCAAAGTGGTACAACCTGTTAAGGAAAAtctgggtgcgaggctgctcTGCCACCCAGCTCGTCGGGCTCTTTCCATAACAAACCCATTATCCCCTaaagaataaattaaaaaagaatagTTTCCTGGATTTGCGGGTTTAACCACCTGATTCCGATGATCAAGAAGTACCCAAAATCGATCAGTCCTGATGGAGTGGGCATGGACTTTTGATGAGTTGTTGCTTTACAGTTATATTATTTATTGTTCTTTTCATCATTTGTTGCtttatattgtaagccacttCGGACAACCATTTGCCCAGAAACAAACGGCCatccatccatttatttatttattgcagcccATCAATAAAGACTGACGTATTCTAAAAGgttttaagctgcaatcctaaacacaattactgagggggggggatttgcatctgagtagacatgtataggattgcactgcttaGTGCGTTGCAAGATGGAATTGGGTCAGAGAGAAATAATTCATCCAAACCTTTTTCTTGGTCCCGCATAATCCCAGAGAACCTCTTCGGCTGCAATGTAGTATCTCCTTATGTTTGCACTGTTCATAGTCCGGAGGTAACGCTTAGCTATGTCATCTGGGTTACGTGCTGTGTAACTGTCAAGTCGGGGATCTGTCATATATGGGTTGTCATAGTGTACTGTCTCATATTCAAATGAGCCACTGCTGCTGTCGTCATAGACTGTGCTGTCTATGTCATATTCCATATATTCCCCATCGTCGCCTATAAAACCTAACGTGACCTCTGGTTTATCCTCTTTTGGTGCCAAAGTATCGTACACCTCATTTGGCATCACGGTATGGTTGCGTTCAGTGGAGACTTGGGTGCTGCCGAATCCTCTAGGTGACATTAGAGGTTTGGAAGTTCTCGGTGCTAAGACTcttggcttttttttctttcgcCGAGCCTTCTGGAACGTTCCAGGTTTACTGACAGTacaattctcctttctcttttcattCAGGGCTTCCTGCTTGTTATTCATTTCTAGTTGGCCTAACTCAAGCTGGGAGCCAGCTTTGTATGCCTCGTGCTTTCTCTTACTAGGGAACTTGGGATTTTCTGGATACAAGGTGACGTTTCTGGAGCTGTTCTGTAGTTTATTGTCAACAGGTTTGGTGAGATCTGCTTCTGTATCATAACTCACCTTCTCAGAAACAACATTCCATTCAGAAGCCATCTTTTTGGGGGGACACTTTAGACTCTGGTGAGGTGAGTCCTTCAAATTCGCTGGGATGGGAGTAGAAGCAAAGCTATCTAACATACCGTCAGAAGTCAAATCATCATATTGTTGATCTTCCAACAACTCTTGTTCAGAACCATTGTTTTCCACTGTCTCTGCTACAGCCAAAGGTAAATTTGTTGAAAGCACAGAAAACTCAGTATTtgcttcttcttcatcctcataATCATAAAGATAATGTGAAAGGTGACTAGAATCTAAGCTGGAAGCAGTTTCTGCACTGGGAACAGGAAGAAATGGAGTATCTGAAGTGGTGTTGTCTAAAgcagaaatatttcttttttgttgCACATGAAACAGCAGGGCATGCATCTCTTTAAGGGCAAATAATATTGCCTCTGTTAGACCTTGCCTTTCACTCTTTTCATGATGTGTATCCTTTTCACCTTTGTTATCTTCTTGCTCCTTCTCTGTAGAAGGTCCATGCGAAGTAGGGTTACTTTTTCCTTGTTCAGATGACAGGTTTCTAACCACTGCAGTCATATCTGCAATCAAAGCATCATTTGCCAAAGATGTGTAATTAGGATGGAGGGAGTCAAGTGCAGCTGTATTCGGAGCAGTACTTGGACTTTTCAGCACATTATCACCATGCGAAGTACGGTTACTTTTGCCTTGCTCAGAGGACCAGTTTCTAACCACTGCAGCAATATCTGCAATCAAAGTATCATTTGCCAAAGATGTGTCATTAGGATGGAGGGAGTCAAGTGCAGCTGTATTCGGAGCAGTACTTGGACTTTTCAGCACATTATCACCATGCGAAGTACGGTTACTTTTGCCTTGCTCAGAGGACCAGTTTCTAACCACTGCAGCAATATCTGCAATCAAAGTATCATTTGCCAAAGATGTGTAATTAGGATGGAGGGAGTCAAGTGCAGCTGTATTCGGAACAGTACTTGGACTTTTCAGCACATTATCACCATGCGAAGTACGGTTACTTTTGCCTTGCTCAGAGGACCAGTTTCTAACCACTGCAGCAATATCTGCAATCAAAGTATCATTTGCCAAAGATGTGTCATTAGGATGGAGGGAGTCAAGTGCAGCTGTATTCGGAGCAGTACTTGGACTTTTCAGCACATTATCACCATGCGAAGTACGGTTACTTTTGCCTTGCTCAGAGGACCAGTTTCTAACCACTGCAGCAATATCTGCAATCAAAGTATCATTTGCCAAAGATGTGTAATTAGGATGGAGGGAGTCAAGTGCAGCTGTATTCGGAACAGTACTTGGACTTTTCAGCACATTATCACCATGCGAAGTACGGTTACTTTTGCCTTGCTCAGAGGACCAGTTTCTAACCACCGCAGCAATATATGCAATCAAAGTATCATTTGCCAAAGATGTGTAATTAGGATGGAGGGAGTCAAGTGCAGCTGTATTCGAAGCACTGCTTGGACTTTTCAGCACATTATCACCATGCGAAGTATCACTGTTATTTGTGAACACCAGATGTGATTTCACAGTTGCATTACCATCTGTCTTATTGCGGGTGCTGTCAATTTCTTCTTGTATGGCAAGAGCAGTGATAttcagcttttcttcttcttcagcaatcGATCCATTACGATGTGATCTAAGTCCAAGCATCGAAGCAAACATTTCTTGTTCTAAGTCATCCTCAGTTTGATCATCATAGTTATCAAGGACATTTTCATTTATCACACTTTTGtccactttccccccctttcgtATTGCTGTCTCAGTTTGCTCAGATGAAAATGTGACAAGTGCATAATCTGAAGCGTCATCATAATTTTCTGTGTAATCGACATCATCACATTTGGCATCTCTAAACCTAAGTCTCATTCCGTTGCTCATCTCATGGGAGCCCCATGATGATAAAAGCCAGGTTCCTGCAAATGCATAATAATGTGTATTATTCATACTACTTGCACAGTTACAGTTTGCCTTTCTCGGACACCTGAATGTATATTCTGTGGCTCACAAATGGTGGTAAAGGATTCACACCAAACCTTAACCTCATTACAATATTGCAGAACCAGAGCTGTTATGAATAGTAATAAAATTTTGCAATATGTTGTCTCCCACCAagacagggatgtggaacctgtggacctccaaattttgttggactacagctcctgacAAAGCATCAAAGCTTTGCGTTGTGTTGCAACAGCTAAGCAAGTTCAGCAGCAAAGCGAGGAGCCCAGGACACACTACGCTGCCCCTCGTCTCCTTgacccaaacaaaacaaaacttaagtTTCTAATAAGTAACTGAGTAAACCACAAAACAGTTAGGCATGTAGAAAGCCAGCAGGGGTGGATGTGCCCTTGGTCCAAAGAGCTCCTGGCTGAGCTGGaaaatctgagagagagagaaaggttggtGGATGAGGCCTTTGGgggattttgtggttttgttccaCTCCCAATAATTCCACTAATGTCAGGGCAAATGCCACTCTTGGGGAAAGGAGACTGTCACTCTGAAGAAAAGGGAAACAATCTGAATAATACCAATTCCTGaaaatggcaggaggggagagtgcttctcTGCTCAGCTTCtgtgggcatctgattggccactgtaagaacaggatttaTAGCTTGCTACTAACCAACGTTGTCCATGGTGACTGTAGCTGATTCACCACTCATCGGGAAAAGATGTAAGATATCTTGATGTTTTCCTCTGTTCAGGAAAGTATGGCCAGAAAGATGCACCGGCACTATCTCATCCTGTGTGCCAACACTGGTGAGGTGCCATTCAATAATATTAGCCTGACAAAATCCAAGGATATCTGTTCTATCAGATGCATAGCCATTGAGAGCTAAAAtaaaaacgacaacaacaatataaCAAAGAGTATATAACTTTACCAGGAGCATAGCAAATTTCCAGATCCGATGGGCATTATAACAGGAATGGAACAGACACCTGTAGGAACTGTTTTACATGTTACACATAATGACGTAGCAGAATTTTGGGCTCTACCACTTTTGACTGCATGGGAagatttaatttaattgtattttgtttAATATTCTCAGGCATTAAAAGCTCCCTGCATCTAATAACTAACTCATGAAGGGGAAGACTACATTAATTTGGGCTGTTACATCATGCAGGGAGCTTTTTTTTACATGGGGCGAGCATTAAAAATATGATTTCTCATTTGTAGTGTAAACATTTATAATTaacatagtttttaaaaatagaactgcATGTGACAGAGGCTTGCAGATTGTGTCAGAAAGTCCCAGGCTGGCCCTGCCCCAGACATTTGATCAAAGCAATCTGATGACAAGCTCAAAACAAAATGATCTCTCTTCtcatgcagtctgaagtggtacaatgTTGAATTTTGCTGCCTTAGTCTATCACTTTATTTCTATGTAACTTGTAGCATTGTATTGATGTAGTGCAGTGAATGCCGTCAAGCATTATGGAAACAGCATGCTATtcttccattaaaaaacaacaaccacccacatAATTTTATTTCACACTGCAGTACTGAAGTTGGGCTCTCACATGCTTcctgaaggcagtgaatgtctggaggcggttggaggatggatggcggctaacagattgaggatgaatcctgataagacagaagtactgtttctgagggacaggagacgggcaggtgtggaggactccctggtcctgaatgggataactgtgcccttgaaggaccaggtgcacagcctgggagtcattttggactcacagctgtccatggaggcacaggttaattctgtgtccagggtggctgtctaccagctccatctggtacgcaggctgagaccctacctgcccacagactgtctcaccagagtggtgcatgctccagttatctcccgcttggactactgcaatgcgctctacgtggggctacctttgaaagtgacccggaaactgcaattaatccagaatgtggcagctagactggtgactgggagcggacgccgagaccacataacaccggtcctaagagacctacattggctcccagtacgtttccgagcacaattcaaagtgttggtactgacctttaaagccctaaatggcctcggtcctatatacctgaaggagcgtctccacccccattgttcagcccagacactgagatccagcaccgagggccttctggcggttccctcactgcgagaagcaaagctacagggaaccaggcagagggccttctcggaggtcagggagatgaacaactacctggcatttagaaaacacctaaaggccagccctgtttagggaagtttttaaatctgtgatactttaatgtattttatatttgttggaagccgcccagagtggccggggaaacccagccaaatgggcggggtataaataataaaaaataataattcctgaaATGCTGGGTCAGGTTTCTACTCACTGTGCATGACATTAGACTTGTAAAATCTGGGGTCATCTCTCTTAACAGTGGAGGGATTGCTGCAGAATCTCTTGATATTGTCCTCCAAATACCAGCTCTTGTTTTCATCAAAGACGGCAAAGAGTGATTGCTGCTCGACATCAGCCTTATTCTGGAAAGCATTAAGACATGCCATCATTTCTGATCACATACCAGAGCCCTCTGCACTCCATTCTGACTTATAAAATCATGTATCTCAAACCTGGACAGGCTGTCTAGGAATTCCAAACAATTATGGGCCAAGTACATCATAAGTGATTCCTTTCCTACCTGGGTGATCAATTCCAGAAGGTGGCATTGGGAGACCATGGTTCAGTCCAGTGGCATGGTCTCCTGTACTATTTAATATCGACATTAAGTTGCCTAGACAAGTCATTCAGTCTTGTCTAAGCAAGTCATTCAGAGAGGTAGATGTTATCAGTGTATATTCATAATATAGGAGATGAATTAAtcagtcaatttttatttctcaCCTTTCCAGTCTTTAATTTGGTTTGTCCCAtttctgcatatatttgcatgaaaattcatagGCATTTTgtgcatatttct
This window contains:
- the F5 gene encoding coagulation factor V codes for the protein MNASIPCNTSRSESIFLGKLHSAALKVRPVPHVSLKKSASMGTRAMALVYKHLLLMLLGVGWPGLGNPSAEAARVREHYIVAQVANWSYSSQAEDLSRLPKSDHLFKKIIYSEYEADFKKEKPRNALSGLLGPTLRAEVGDTLVIHFKNLANKPLSIHPQGIAYSKHSEGSSYSDNTLPIEKLDDAVPPGKSYKYVWKASAGTGPREADPHCLTYAYYSHENMVQDFNSGLIGALLICKNGSLHENGTQKFFDREYVLMFAVFDESKSWQKGPSLMYTINGYTNGTLPDVQACAYHHISWHLIGMSSAPEIFSVHFNGQTLEQNHYKMSTINLVAGASATANMSVSKTGKWLISSLVEKHLQAGMHGYLKIEDCGNPDTLTRKLSYKELRMIKNWDYYIAAEEVIWDYAPEIPDSVDRKYKTQYLEAFSNHIGKKYKKAIFRQYKDASFTKRTDNIWAKQRGILGPVIRAEVRDNIKIVFKNMASRPYSIYVHGVTLSKDAEGVVYPSDAKENSTEGKLVQPGEIYTYHWTVLDTDEPTKEDPQCLTRFYHSAVDITRDIASGLIGPLLVCKRKALDMKGTQNKADVEQQSLFAVFDENKSWYLEDNIKRFCSNPSTVKRDDPRFYKSNVMHTLNGYASDRTDILGFCQANIIEWHLTSVGTQDEIVPVHLSGHTFLNRGKHQDILHLFPMSGESATVTMDNVGTWLLSSWGSHEMSNGMRLRFRDAKCDDVDYTENYDDASDYALVTFSSEQTETAIRKGGKVDKSVINENVLDNYDDQTEDDLEQEMFASMLGLRSHRNGSIAEEEEKLNITALAIQEEIDSTRNKTDGNATVKSHLVFTNNSDTSHGDNVLKSPSSASNTAALDSLHPNYTSLANDTLIAYIAAVVRNWSSEQGKSNRTSHGDNVLKSPSTVPNTAALDSLHPNYTSLANDTLIADIAAVVRNWSSEQGKSNRTSHGDNVLKSPSTAPNTAALDSLHPNDTSLANDTLIADIAAVVRNWSSEQGKSNRTSHGDNVLKSPSTVPNTAALDSLHPNYTSLANDTLIADIAAVVRNWSSEQGKSNRTSHGDNVLKSPSTAPNTAALDSLHPNDTSLANDTLIADIAAVVRNWSSEQGKSNRTSHGDNVLKSPSTAPNTAALDSLHPNYTSLANDALIADMTAVVRNLSSEQGKSNPTSHGPSTEKEQEDNKGEKDTHHEKSERQGLTEAILFALKEMHALLFHVQQKRNISALDNTTSDTPFLPVPSAETASSLDSSHLSHYLYDYEDEEEANTEFSVLSTNLPLAVAETVENNGSEQELLEDQQYDDLTSDGMLDSFASTPIPANLKDSPHQSLKCPPKKMASEWNVVSEKVSYDTEADLTKPVDNKLQNSSRNVTLYPENPKFPSKRKHEAYKAGSQLELGQLEMNNKQEALNEKRKENCTVSKPGTFQKARRKKKKPRVLAPRTSKPLMSPRGFGSTQVSTERNHTVMPNEVYDTLAPKEDKPEVTLGFIGDDGEYMEYDIDSTVYDDSSSGSFEYETVHYDNPYMTDPRLDSYTARNPDDIAKRYLRTMNSANIRRYYIAAEEVLWDYAGPRKSTVKSGQARTGYKKVIFRSYQDETFRTPEAGGEYEEHLGILGPVIRAEVEDVIQIHFKNLASRPYSLHAHGLYYEKSSEGRSYDDQSPKWFKEDDAILPNGTYTYVWHATQRSGPPENQRTCRSWAYYSAVNPEKDIHSGLIGPVLVCQKGMLDKYSKPKDMREFVLLFMVFDEEKSWYFNKYKKKTHVERISGAKRHHKFPAINGVSYHLQGLRMFKDEKVHWHLLNMGGPKDIHVVNFHGQTFTEQGMEDHQLGVYPLLPGSFGTVEMKPSGAGTWLLKTEVGEYQEAGMQASFTVIDTGCKLPMGLASGIIKDSQISASNYIGYWEPKLARLNNDGKYNAWSVGKNESEHPWIQVDLENQVLITGIQTQGAKRLMRSLYTMEYVIAYSKDGRKWVAFKGNHLGAQKVFEGNSDAHGIKENLIDPPVVARYIRVYPTKFYNRPTLRMELLGCDTEDCFMPLGMESVAIKNVQITASSYKKTWLGSWEPSLARLNLKGKMNAWQAKSNNNQQWLQIDLLQPKKITGIITQGAKSMYSEMYVKTFSILYSDDGSVWKPYMNDSTSMGKVFTGNINSGGLVKNYFRPPIFSRFLRVVPKTWNQSIVLRIELFGCDVF